In Deltaproteobacteria bacterium, the sequence TGAAGAGCGTGGCCATCACGGTCAGGACCTTCATGACCTCGTTCATGCGCTGGCCCGCGACCGAGAGCTGCAGATCGACGAGGTCGGTGGCGAGCTCGCGGTTGACGGTGACGATGTCGATGAGCTGGGCGCAGTGGCTCTGACAGTCGCGCAGGTACGCGCGGGTGTCGGGGTGGATGAGCGGCGAGTCGTCGGCCGTCAGTGCGCCCAGCACCTCGCGCAACGGCCACAGCGCGCGACGCAGCCCCAGCAGCTGGTGCTTGACGCGGCGCAGCCGTGGGCCGATCTCGACCGCGTCGCCGGTGGGGATCACGTCCTCGATGGCCTCGAGCTCGTCGCTGACGCCCTCCAGCACCGGGAAGAACGCATCGACGGCCACGTCGAGCAGCGCGTAGGCGAGGAAGTCCGCGGTGCGGTCGCAGACCAGCCCGCTGCCGTCGCGGATGCGCTGCCGGACGACCTCGAAGATGTCGCCCTTGCGTTCCTCGAACGAGACCACGAAGCCCTCACCGATGAACACCGTCAGCTGCTCGGTCTCCGGCGAGCCGGGCTCGTCGACGATGCGCAGCACGATCTGCAGCACCGCATCGAAGCGCTCGATCTTCGGCCGCTGGTTAGTATGCAGGACGTCCTCGAGCGCCAGGTCATGCAGGCCGAAGGCCTCACCGATGCGCGCGACCAGGCCGGCGTCGCGCAGGCCGACCACGTGCAGCCACGTGACCGCGTGGGTGCGTCGCAGCCGTGCGATCTCGCCGGCGTCGAAGCGGTCGAGCTCATGGGCTTCGAACGCCGCCTGACCGACCGGGCCATAGGCGATCGCGTGCACCACCGGTGCGGCGGCGTCGGGCTCGGCGGTGAGCGTGCCGGGCGGCGTGTGCAGACCCGGCGGTTGCTGTCGCCGCCGCCGCCGCCGTTGCTCACCGCCGGGGGGTTTCGTCTTGGGGCTGCGCTTGCTCATCCGGCCGCACCTCGCGGGCACAGCATGCCGCAATCCCACGGGCGCGTCGGCGCTGCCCTGTCGGCTGCGGGTGTCCGCCCCTGGCCGCTTTGCGCCGTGGTAGCGTGACGATGGGATGCACCCGCGACGATCC encodes:
- the corA gene encoding magnesium/cobalt transporter CorA, translating into MSKRSPKTKPPGGEQRRRRRRQQPPGLHTPPGTLTAEPDAAAPVVHAIAYGPVGQAAFEAHELDRFDAGEIARLRRTHAVTWLHVVGLRDAGLVARIGEAFGLHDLALEDVLHTNQRPKIERFDAVLQIVLRIVDEPGSPETEQLTVFIGEGFVVSFEERKGDIFEVVRQRIRDGSGLVCDRTADFLAYALLDVAVDAFFPVLEGVSDELEAIEDVIPTGDAVEIGPRLRRVKHQLLGLRRALWPLREVLGALTADDSPLIHPDTRAYLRDCQSHCAQLIDIVTVNRELATDLVDLQLSVAGQRMNEVMKVLTVMATLFIPLTFISSVYGMNFDPNVSPLNMPELRWFYGYPFALSLMFGAALVLLWWFRRRGWL